GTCACGAGTGGGGAGACATTCACCTTACGATCTCGCTTCTCTTTCTGGTCTTCATCTTGGTCCACTTTATCCTCCACTACAACTGGGAGAAGGTTACCGCCATGCGCTTTTTGAAGATCGGCGGCAAGACGCTCGCAATATCCGTTCTGTTGCTTTTCGTCGTCGCCCTGTCCTTGCCGTTTTTCATAACGAAAGACCTCCCCGACGAGAGGGGATACGGTTACCGCTCCGGCAAGTACATTATTCCTAAGGAGGAGGGCGAGATAAAAGGGACCGACGGGTATTTAAACGACACCCTTTATGACGCGGAGGGAAATTCCGGGCTTAAATACAGGAATCGGGGGGCTTCAAAATAGGATTGAAAGCATTAAGATAGTATAAAATAGCGATATTTCGCATATTTTTTATAAAAAAACACTTGACATATAGCATCAATTATTATAATATGAGCTCAAAAAGCCCATATTTTTTTTATTATGCTATCTATTTATATATAATTTATATGTCAATTAAGCTCTAATTGAATAGCACAGCAGGTTGACCTTAAGAGATTTTTAGATTCGGAGGAATAGATAAAATGGCAAGAGCGGCAGAAAAGGGTGAGACCAGTTCCAACTTGGAGCTGGCAAAAAGGATTGTAATGGAGAAGCTCGATATCTCGGAGATTGACGCCATAGAGA
Above is a window of Candidatus Zymogenus saltonus DNA encoding:
- a CDS encoding DUF4405 domain-containing protein is translated as MKKGRYNFVVDTILAFLFMMMVSTGILMHLFPKGLGRTTALGLTRHEWGDIHLTISLLFLVFILVHFILHYNWEKVTAMRFLKIGGKTLAISVLLLFVVALSLPFFITKDLPDERGYGYRSGKYIIPKEEGEIKGTDGYLNDTLYDAEGNSGLKYRNRGASK